A DNA window from Acidihalobacter prosperus contains the following coding sequences:
- a CDS encoding ABC transporter permease, with the protein MSAIRETSLNPATDTLAPAPAAAGTGSGAGRAARRATLWVVRGTLPRRHYVAIALFSFLLMLGGWWGLSDSGLVPQLFLPSPPQVLARLQAWYGQGNLIADTEISIYRVTAGFVLSAVMAIPLGLYIGSYRPVQAFFEPMVEFARYLPAVAFVPLVLLWVGIGEGAKISIIWIGTFFQMVLMISENVRHVPTAQIEAAQTMGANRAEIVSRVIFRSALPDIVDTLRVTLGWAWTYLVVAEMVAANSGLGYAILQAQRFLQTGKIFGGILLIGTIGLIMDQLFRFLHRRAFPWLHRA; encoded by the coding sequence ATGAGCGCAATACGTGAGACCTCCCTGAATCCGGCGACCGATACCCTGGCCCCCGCACCCGCTGCGGCGGGCACGGGCAGCGGCGCCGGCCGGGCCGCGCGGCGGGCCACCCTTTGGGTCGTGCGCGGCACGCTGCCGCGCCGGCACTACGTAGCCATCGCCCTGTTCAGCTTCCTGCTGATGCTGGGCGGTTGGTGGGGGCTGTCCGACAGCGGCCTGGTGCCGCAACTGTTCCTACCCTCGCCGCCCCAGGTGCTGGCGCGTCTGCAGGCCTGGTACGGGCAGGGCAACCTGATCGCCGACACCGAGATCAGCATCTACCGCGTCACCGCCGGCTTCGTGCTCTCCGCGGTGATGGCGATCCCGCTCGGCCTGTACATCGGCAGCTACCGGCCGGTGCAGGCCTTCTTCGAGCCCATGGTCGAGTTCGCCCGCTACCTGCCGGCGGTGGCCTTCGTGCCGCTGGTGCTGCTGTGGGTGGGCATCGGCGAGGGCGCCAAGATCAGCATCATCTGGATCGGCACCTTCTTCCAGATGGTGCTGATGATTTCCGAGAACGTGCGCCACGTGCCGACCGCGCAGATCGAGGCCGCGCAGACCATGGGCGCCAACCGCGCCGAAATCGTGTCGCGGGTGATCTTCCGCTCCGCCCTGCCGGACATCGTCGACACCCTGCGCGTCACCCTCGGCTGGGCCTGGACCTACCTCGTCGTGGCCGAAATGGTGGCCGCCAACTCCGGCCTCGGCTACGCGATCCTGCAGGCGCAGCGCTTCCTGCAGACCGGCAAGATCTTCGGCGGCATCCTGCTGATCGGCACCATCGGCCTGATCATGGATCAGCTGTTCCGCTTCCTGCACCGCCGGGCCTTCCCCTGGCTGCACCGCGCCTGA
- a CDS encoding IS3 family transposase (programmed frameshift): MKRSRFSDSQILAILKQAENGVPVPELCREHGMSSASFYKWRARYGGMDASLMARLKELEDENRRLKKMYAEERLKAEIVQEALNKKVVKPSRRKEMAQQTVAVRGVSVRLVCAAFRISETCYRYQATLSDENAEIADWLVKLTAQGSDWGFGRCFHYLRNVEHQGWNHKRVYRIYCALALNLRIKPRRRLKRQTPEPLKEPIKPDQVWSMDFMHDQLSDGRCFRLFNVIDDYRREGLAIEAGFSLPTLRVIRVLDQLLEWRRKPTAIRCDNGPEFVSHEFVSWAMRRDIRIDYIQPGKPQQNAYIERANRTIRYSWLSKHLFDSLEEVQDYATQWLWFYNHRRPHKANGGKPPLMVA; this comes from the exons ATGAAGAGATCGCGATTTTCGGACAGCCAGATACTGGCGATCCTCAAGCAAGCGGAAAACGGGGTGCCCGTCCCCGAGCTGTGCCGCGAGCATGGCATGAGCAGCGCCAGCTTTTACAAATGGCGCGCCCGGTACGGCGGCATGGATGCTTCCCTGATGGCCCGGCTGAAGGAACTCGAAGACGAGAACCGCCGGCTCAAGAAGATGTACGCCGAGGAACGCCTCAAGGCCGAAATCGTCCAGGAGGCGCTCA ACAAAAAAGTGGTAAAGCCATCCCGACGCAAGGAGATGGCTCAGCAAACGGTCGCGGTCCGAGGCGTTTCTGTTCGCCTGGTGTGTGCGGCATTCCGGATCAGTGAAACCTGCTACCGCTACCAGGCTACGCTCAGCGATGAGAACGCCGAAATAGCTGATTGGCTGGTCAAGCTGACTGCGCAGGGAAGCGATTGGGGCTTTGGCCGATGCTTTCACTATCTACGTAACGTCGAGCATCAGGGCTGGAATCACAAGCGTGTCTATCGGATTTACTGCGCGCTGGCACTGAACCTTCGGATCAAGCCCCGGCGTCGCCTGAAGCGGCAGACGCCTGAGCCCCTGAAAGAGCCAATCAAGCCGGATCAGGTCTGGTCGATGGACTTCATGCACGACCAGCTCAGCGATGGCAGGTGCTTCAGGCTATTCAACGTGATTGACGATTACCGGCGAGAGGGTCTGGCCATTGAAGCGGGCTTCTCCTTGCCGACGCTGCGAGTGATCCGAGTGCTGGACCAGTTGCTGGAATGGCGGAGAAAACCCACCGCCATTCGCTGCGACAATGGGCCAGAGTTTGTCAGCCATGAGTTCGTCAGCTGGGCCATGAGGCGGGACATCCGCATCGACTATATCCAGCCTGGCAAGCCGCAGCAGAACGCCTACATCGAGCGCGCGAACCGAACCATTCGCTACAGCTGGCTGAGCAAACACCTGTTCGACAGTTTGGAGGAAGTTCAAGATTATGCGACCCAATGGCTCTGGTTCTACAATCACCGTCGCCCCCACAAAGCCAATGGCGGCAAGCCGCCACTGATGGTGGCGTGA
- the katG gene encoding catalase/peroxidase HPI has product MTQNHCPFHHTAGGGTTNRDWWPNQLRLDILRQHGPQSNPMSGFDYAAAFKQLDLESVKRDLHALMTDSQDWWPADFGHYGPFFVRMAWHSAGTYRTGDGRGGAGTGNQRFAPVNSWPDNVNLDKARRLLWPIKQKYGRSLSWADLIILTGNVALESMGFKTFGFAGGREDIWEPEKDIYWGSEKAWLEDRRHAGEHEHLENPLAAVQMGLIYVNPEGPNGHPDPMAAAHDIRETFARMAMNDEETVALIAGGHTFGKTHGAGDAALVGPAPEAAPIEAQGLGWHSRHGSGKAGDTITSGLEVTWTQTPTRWSQAFFDNLFGYEWELSKSPAGAHQWVPRNGAGAGEIPDAHDPGKRHAPTMLTTDLALRFDPAYARIARHFHADPEAFADAFARAWFKLTHRDMGPRARYLGPDVPAEALIWQDPIPAADHALIEAHDVADLKAQILGTGLSVGELVSTAWASAASFRGSDMRGGANGARIRLAPQKDWAANEPARLAKVLGVLGGVRDAFNRTQTGDKRVSLADLIVLAGSAGVEEAARRAGHPVEVPFAPGRMDATQAQTDVDSFAVLEPIADGFRNYQKTRYTVPAEALLVDKAQLLSLSPPEMTVLVGGLRVLGANHGQTRHGAFTERPETLSNDFFVNLLDMGTVWTPTSEAEDLFEGRDRHTGERRWTATRVDLVFGSNAELRALAEYYASADAGTRFVQDFVAAWDKVMMLDRFDLA; this is encoded by the coding sequence ATGACCCAAAATCACTGCCCGTTCCATCACACCGCCGGCGGCGGCACGACCAACCGCGACTGGTGGCCCAACCAACTGCGCCTGGACATCCTGCGCCAGCATGGCCCTCAGTCGAATCCAATGAGCGGATTCGACTACGCCGCGGCGTTCAAGCAACTCGACCTCGAGTCCGTCAAGCGCGACCTGCATGCACTGATGACCGACTCGCAGGACTGGTGGCCGGCCGACTTCGGCCATTACGGCCCGTTCTTCGTGCGCATGGCCTGGCATAGCGCCGGCACCTACCGCACCGGCGACGGCCGCGGCGGCGCGGGCACCGGCAACCAGCGCTTCGCGCCGGTCAACAGCTGGCCCGACAACGTCAACCTGGACAAGGCGCGGCGCCTGCTCTGGCCGATCAAGCAGAAATACGGGCGCAGCCTCTCCTGGGCGGATCTCATCATCCTCACCGGCAACGTCGCGCTCGAATCGATGGGCTTCAAGACCTTCGGATTCGCGGGCGGCCGCGAGGATATCTGGGAACCCGAAAAGGACATCTACTGGGGTTCGGAGAAGGCCTGGCTGGAGGATCGTCGCCATGCCGGCGAACACGAGCACCTTGAGAACCCGCTCGCCGCCGTGCAGATGGGGCTGATCTACGTGAACCCCGAGGGCCCGAACGGCCATCCCGACCCGATGGCCGCGGCGCACGACATCCGCGAGACCTTCGCGCGCATGGCGATGAACGACGAGGAAACCGTGGCGCTCATCGCGGGCGGACACACCTTCGGCAAGACCCACGGCGCAGGCGACGCGGCGCTGGTCGGGCCCGCCCCCGAGGCCGCACCCATCGAGGCCCAGGGTCTCGGCTGGCACAGCCGCCACGGGTCCGGCAAGGCCGGCGACACCATCACCAGCGGCCTGGAGGTCACCTGGACGCAGACGCCCACCCGCTGGAGCCAGGCCTTCTTCGACAACCTGTTCGGCTACGAATGGGAATTGTCGAAAAGCCCGGCGGGCGCGCATCAGTGGGTACCCAGGAACGGCGCCGGCGCGGGCGAGATCCCGGATGCGCACGACCCAGGGAAGCGGCATGCGCCGACCATGCTCACCACCGACCTCGCGTTGCGTTTCGATCCGGCCTACGCAAGGATCGCGCGGCACTTCCACGCGGATCCGGAGGCCTTCGCCGACGCCTTCGCGCGGGCCTGGTTCAAGCTCACGCACCGCGACATGGGACCGCGTGCGCGCTACCTCGGCCCGGACGTGCCCGCCGAGGCGCTGATCTGGCAAGACCCGATCCCGGCGGCGGATCACGCGTTGATCGAGGCGCACGACGTGGCCGACCTCAAGGCGCAGATCCTCGGCACGGGGCTATCGGTCGGCGAGCTGGTGTCCACCGCCTGGGCCTCGGCCGCCAGCTTCCGCGGCTCGGACATGCGCGGCGGCGCGAACGGTGCCCGCATCCGCCTGGCGCCGCAAAAGGACTGGGCGGCGAACGAACCGGCGCGACTGGCGAAGGTGCTGGGCGTGCTGGGCGGCGTCCGCGACGCCTTCAACCGGACGCAGACCGGCGACAAGCGGGTCTCGCTCGCCGATCTCATCGTGCTGGCGGGCAGCGCCGGGGTCGAGGAGGCCGCAAGGCGTGCCGGCCACCCGGTCGAGGTGCCGTTCGCGCCGGGCCGCATGGACGCGACGCAGGCGCAGACCGACGTGGATTCGTTCGCCGTGCTGGAACCCATCGCCGACGGTTTCCGCAACTACCAGAAGACACGCTACACGGTCCCGGCCGAGGCCCTGCTGGTGGACAAGGCGCAGCTGCTCTCGCTGAGCCCGCCGGAGATGACGGTGCTCGTCGGCGGCCTGCGGGTGCTCGGCGCCAACCACGGCCAGACGCGTCACGGCGCGTTCACCGAGCGGCCGGAAACCCTGAGCAACGACTTCTTCGTGAACCTGTTGGACATGGGCACAGTGTGGACGCCGACGTCTGAAGCGGAGGACCTGTTCGAGGGCCGCGACCGGCACACCGGCGAACGCCGCTGGACCGCGACGCGGGTCGACCTCGTGTTCGGTTCGAACGCCGAGCTGCGCGCCCTCGCCGAGTACTACGCCAGCGCGGACGCCGGGACGCGGTTCGTCCAGGACTTCGTCGCCGCGTGGGACAAGGTGATGATGCTCGACCGCTTCGACCTCGCCTGA
- a CDS encoding class I SAM-dependent methyltransferase: MDRKAHWERIYREKSPLEVSWYQADPTLSLSLIEAAGCPRSAEIIDVGGGASRLVDRLLDAGYRHPAVLDLAGAALEHARQRLGDRAEAVEWFEADATTFAPPHRFDVWHDRAVFHFLTEADDRRRYRQTLLRTLRPGGHLILAAFAVGGPDRCSGLEIVQYDAPQILEQFGDAFDLIETREESHRTPGGMIQRFGYFRLIRRSAAT; this comes from the coding sequence ATGGACCGCAAGGCGCACTGGGAACGGATCTATCGCGAAAAATCGCCGTTGGAGGTGAGCTGGTATCAGGCCGATCCGACATTGTCGCTGTCGCTGATCGAGGCCGCGGGTTGCCCGCGGAGCGCGGAGATCATCGATGTCGGCGGCGGCGCATCGCGGCTGGTCGACCGCCTGCTCGATGCCGGATACCGGCACCCGGCGGTGCTCGACCTCGCTGGCGCGGCACTCGAACACGCCCGCCAGCGTCTGGGCGACCGCGCCGAGGCGGTCGAGTGGTTCGAGGCCGATGCCACCACCTTCGCCCCGCCGCATCGCTTCGATGTCTGGCACGACCGCGCCGTGTTCCACTTTCTCACCGAAGCGGACGACCGACGCCGCTATCGCCAGACCCTGCTGCGGACCCTGCGTCCCGGCGGCCATCTCATCCTGGCGGCCTTCGCGGTGGGCGGCCCGGACCGCTGCAGCGGGCTTGAGATCGTGCAGTACGACGCGCCGCAGATACTCGAACAGTTCGGCGACGCGTTCGACCTCATCGAGACGCGCGAGGAGTCGCATCGTACGCCGGGCGGCATGATCCAGCGCTTCGGCTATTTTCGACTGATCCGACGATCCGCCGCGACATGA
- a CDS encoding glutaredoxin family protein yields MRPLIRLFFRTVRLVATPIMIAADRMTTPKGIERPAEEQAKVDAETRALRLYHFQSCPFCIKTRRAMKRLSLDIALRDAQHDPASRAELQAGGGEVKVPCLRIEEGDGSVRWMYESTDIIAYLDRRFAPKQAA; encoded by the coding sequence ATGAGACCGCTGATCCGACTCTTTTTCCGCACCGTGCGTCTGGTGGCGACGCCGATCATGATCGCCGCCGACCGGATGACCACGCCCAAGGGCATCGAGCGTCCGGCCGAGGAACAGGCGAAGGTCGACGCCGAGACCCGTGCGCTCCGGCTCTATCACTTCCAGTCGTGCCCGTTCTGCATCAAGACGCGGCGCGCGATGAAGCGGCTGTCGCTCGACATCGCTCTGCGCGACGCCCAGCACGACCCGGCCAGCCGCGCAGAACTCCAGGCCGGCGGCGGCGAGGTGAAGGTGCCCTGCCTGCGTATCGAGGAAGGCGACGGCAGCGTGCGCTGGATGTACGAATCCACGGACATCATCGCCTACCTCGACCGGCGCTTCGCACCGAAACAGGCGGCCTGA
- a CDS encoding ABC transporter ATP-binding protein, translating into MNPASEPKIAVRGLGKHFYTKGREFHALDNIDLEVRPNEFLALVGASGCGKSTLLRIIGGLETLTEGEILVDGRAVHGPGRDRVMVFQDYSLYPWLTVIENIRFCRQLDAHARGATTADAASAVDRSYALLALMGLEKVKDSYPNALSGGMRQRVAIARALMSRPEVLLMDEPFGALDAQTREVMHDLILHVFELEKTTIVFVTHDVDEAVYLADRVVVLAPNPGHVDSIHDIDLPPPLERDQDLKLAPDFLAQKKTILDRIRQTTGVQRDLEMLERMTRHLRDTASTNQGD; encoded by the coding sequence ATGAATCCCGCCAGCGAACCCAAGATCGCCGTCCGCGGCCTCGGCAAGCATTTCTACACCAAGGGCCGCGAGTTTCACGCCCTCGACAACATCGATCTCGAGGTGCGCCCCAACGAATTCCTCGCCCTGGTCGGCGCCTCCGGCTGCGGCAAATCGACCCTGCTGCGCATCATCGGCGGCCTGGAAACCCTCACCGAGGGCGAGATCCTGGTCGACGGCCGCGCCGTGCACGGCCCCGGCAGGGACCGCGTGATGGTATTCCAGGACTACAGCCTCTATCCCTGGCTGACGGTGATCGAGAACATCCGCTTCTGCCGCCAGCTCGACGCCCACGCACGCGGCGCGACCACCGCCGACGCCGCCTCGGCGGTGGACCGCTCCTACGCCCTGCTCGCGCTGATGGGCCTGGAGAAGGTCAAGGACAGCTACCCCAACGCCCTCTCCGGCGGCATGCGCCAGCGCGTGGCCATCGCCCGCGCGCTCATGTCGCGCCCCGAGGTGCTGCTGATGGACGAGCCCTTCGGCGCGCTGGACGCGCAGACGCGCGAGGTGATGCACGACCTCATCCTGCACGTCTTCGAACTGGAAAAGACCACCATCGTGTTCGTCACTCACGACGTCGACGAAGCGGTGTATCTCGCCGACCGTGTGGTGGTACTCGCCCCCAATCCCGGGCATGTCGATTCGATTCACGACATCGACCTGCCGCCCCCGCTGGAACGCGATCAGGACCTCAAGCTGGCGCCGGATTTCCTCGCGCAGAAGAAGACCATCCTCGACCGCATCCGGCAGACCACCGGCGTACAGCGCGACCTGGAAATGCTCGAACGCATGACCCGGCACCTGCGCGACACCGCCTCCACGAACCAAGGAGACTGA
- a CDS encoding DUF4156 domain-containing protein, with protein sequence MKIKIVLTILISLSLVGCATTLTQQAMNVRDAVANTVSNCKFIGTVSGTSGWGNLAASVGIKSAKNQARNKAAQLGANRIVWTSIQGGYSPYVSGNAYECK encoded by the coding sequence ATGAAGATTAAAATTGTACTTACAATCCTCATCTCTCTGTCCTTGGTGGGTTGCGCAACGACTCTAACCCAGCAAGCAATGAATGTGCGCGATGCGGTAGCGAATACAGTTTCCAATTGTAAATTTATTGGCACTGTCAGCGGAACATCTGGGTGGGGAAATCTTGCGGCATCTGTTGGTATCAAGAGCGCTAAAAATCAGGCTCGTAACAAGGCGGCACAACTCGGTGCGAACAGAATAGTTTGGACAAGTATTCAAGGTGGCTACTCGCCTTATGTGTCAGGGAACGCATACGAATGCAAATAG
- a CDS encoding class I SAM-dependent methyltransferase, which yields MSGPGQAGHPRGLVGRLLGQLMTWHNAQDNRWTLDLLELAAGDRLLEIGFGPGMAVELACRARPDVSVAGIDHSAEMLRAANARNRRFIEAGRVRLELGSVDALPYGDASFDKALAVNSIYFWNDPVTALREILRVLSPGGVLAVTVHDRQREAYRPFDSEALTELLRASGFASVDVRRNGDPRHPLICALGWR from the coding sequence ATGAGCGGGCCTGGGCAGGCGGGACATCCGCGTGGATTGGTCGGTCGCCTGCTCGGGCAACTGATGACCTGGCACAACGCCCAGGACAATCGTTGGACACTCGATCTGCTGGAGCTGGCCGCCGGCGACCGCCTGCTCGAGATCGGTTTCGGGCCCGGGATGGCCGTGGAACTGGCCTGCCGTGCCCGGCCTGACGTCAGCGTCGCCGGCATCGATCATTCCGCCGAAATGCTGCGCGCGGCGAACGCACGCAATCGCCGGTTCATCGAGGCTGGGCGGGTGCGACTCGAACTCGGTAGTGTGGACGCGTTGCCCTACGGCGATGCGAGTTTCGACAAGGCGCTGGCCGTGAACAGCATCTATTTCTGGAATGATCCGGTTACGGCGTTGCGCGAAATCCTGCGCGTACTCAGTCCAGGCGGCGTGCTCGCCGTCACCGTGCACGACCGCCAACGCGAAGCATACCGGCCCTTCGATTCTGAGGCCCTGACCGAGCTGTTGCGTGCGTCCGGGTTTGCGTCCGTCGATGTGCGGCGCAACGGGGACCCGCGACACCCATTGATCTGTGCCCTGGGTTGGCGCTGA
- a CDS encoding DMT family transporter: protein MDTPSGLRNPGVMAALAAALLFGAGTPLAKALLNDVGPWLLAGLLYLGSGIGLMAYRIVTRAPRVSISRTEVLWFAGAVAAGGIVGPVLLMFGLTRMPATGASLLLNAESVFTALLAWFAFKENFDRRIALGMAAIVLGAVVISWPGEARFAGWWPALAILGACLAWSIDNNLTRKVSLSDAAWIAGIKGLVAGIVNLGLALALGASLPSPPAIAGAMLVGLMAYGVSLTLFVAGLRHLGTARTGAYFSVAPFFGAALAVLMGEPFTLKLLVAGALMGLGTWLHLTEHHAHRHTHEALLHEHAHVHDEHHRHTHPFPVAPGTRHSHAHRHEPQTHAHAHFPDAHHRHGH, encoded by the coding sequence GTGGACACCCCATCGGGCTTACGCAACCCGGGCGTCATGGCCGCGCTGGCCGCCGCCCTGCTGTTCGGCGCGGGCACGCCGCTGGCCAAGGCGCTGCTGAACGACGTCGGGCCGTGGCTGCTCGCCGGCCTGCTCTACCTCGGCTCGGGCATCGGCCTGATGGCCTACCGCATCGTCACGCGCGCCCCGCGCGTGTCCATTTCGCGCACCGAAGTCCTCTGGTTCGCCGGCGCCGTGGCTGCCGGCGGCATCGTCGGGCCGGTACTGCTGATGTTCGGCCTGACCCGCATGCCGGCCACCGGGGCGTCGCTGCTGCTCAATGCCGAGAGCGTGTTCACCGCACTGCTGGCCTGGTTCGCCTTCAAGGAGAATTTCGACCGGCGCATCGCCCTGGGCATGGCCGCCATCGTTCTGGGCGCGGTGGTAATCAGCTGGCCGGGCGAGGCCCGCTTCGCCGGATGGTGGCCCGCACTGGCGATCCTGGGCGCCTGCCTTGCCTGGAGCATCGACAACAATCTGACACGCAAGGTCTCGCTCAGCGACGCCGCGTGGATCGCCGGCATCAAGGGCCTGGTCGCGGGCATCGTCAATCTCGGGCTGGCACTGGCGCTGGGCGCCTCCCTGCCGAGCCCGCCCGCGATCGCCGGGGCGATGCTCGTCGGCCTGATGGCCTACGGCGTCAGCCTGACGCTGTTCGTCGCCGGTCTGCGCCACCTCGGCACGGCCCGCACCGGCGCGTATTTCTCGGTGGCGCCGTTTTTCGGCGCCGCCCTCGCGGTGCTGATGGGCGAACCCTTCACCCTCAAGCTGCTGGTCGCCGGCGCGTTGATGGGCCTGGGCACCTGGCTGCACCTGACCGAGCATCACGCACACCGGCATACGCACGAGGCGCTGCTGCACGAGCACGCGCACGTCCACGACGAACACCACCGGCACACGCACCCGTTTCCCGTCGCCCCCGGCACCCGGCACAGCCATGCCCACCGGCACGAGCCGCAGACGCATGCCCACGCACACTTTCCCGACGCGCATCACCGCCATGGCCACTGA
- a CDS encoding LbetaH domain-containing protein, producing the protein MHSRSRPPARRIPIPSPEWDAIAADVKQAMRLTAELNRLGFEDDAQIRTLFGELTGQPVDETFKLFPPFHTECGRNIRIGRKVFINQGCTGNPPLFNGAQR; encoded by the coding sequence ATGCACAGCCGTTCCCGGCCGCCCGCTAGGCGCATACCGATCCCGAGCCCCGAGTGGGACGCGATCGCCGCCGACGTCAAACAGGCCATGCGCCTGACCGCGGAGCTGAACCGGCTCGGCTTCGAGGACGATGCGCAAATCCGGACGCTGTTCGGCGAATTGACCGGCCAACCGGTCGACGAGACCTTCAAGCTGTTCCCGCCGTTTCATACGGAATGCGGACGCAACATCCGCATCGGGCGCAAGGTATTCATCAACCAGGGCTGCACCGGTAATCCCCCCCTTTTTAACGGTGCGCAAAGGTAG
- a CDS encoding CDGSH iron-sulfur domain-containing protein, with translation MNAQPKIARKGPYAVTVEANKSYFWCACGFSRRQPFCDGAHTRNGFTPVQFTAERTETVYLCGCKRTGNPPFCDGTHETL, from the coding sequence ATGAACGCACAACCCAAAATCGCCCGCAAGGGCCCGTATGCAGTGACGGTCGAGGCCAACAAATCCTACTTCTGGTGCGCCTGCGGTTTCAGCCGCCGGCAGCCCTTCTGCGACGGCGCGCACACGCGCAACGGCTTCACGCCGGTGCAGTTCACCGCCGAACGCACGGAGACCGTCTACCTGTGCGGCTGCAAGCGCACCGGCAACCCGCCCTTCTGCGACGGCACGCACGAAACCCTGTAA
- a CDS encoding ABC transporter substrate-binding protein gives MKRSKKLIATLMLTLLAPVMFMSTARAEITLGISDWPGWVAWYIAQEKGYFKKYGAHVKLVWFPNYIDSVNALSAGQLDANSQALIDTLAPLEKGVPIKTILVTDNSAGNDALMVSNSIKSFADLKGKTIGLEQYSIENYLADTALARHGMSEKDVKIVNMSTGDAAAALISGRIDGAGVWNPWINRIENSHKGHPLFTSKDAPGLIPDIVAARESSLKKHAKDFEGMVKAWFAVVRFVHAHPEAAAKIMAPHVGLDPKEYALSLAGTRLFGAELNREAMKPGSSSVSLYNSTADTGKFLIKAKAIAKTPDPSMFIDPKFVDMASK, from the coding sequence ATGAAACGCAGCAAGAAACTGATCGCCACCCTGATGCTTACCCTGCTTGCCCCGGTGATGTTCATGTCCACCGCACGCGCCGAGATCACCCTCGGCATCAGCGACTGGCCCGGCTGGGTGGCCTGGTACATCGCCCAGGAGAAGGGTTACTTCAAGAAGTACGGGGCGCACGTGAAGCTGGTGTGGTTCCCGAACTACATCGACTCGGTCAACGCGCTCTCCGCCGGCCAGCTCGACGCCAACAGCCAGGCTCTGATCGACACCCTGGCGCCGTTGGAGAAGGGCGTGCCGATCAAGACCATCCTGGTCACCGACAACTCGGCCGGCAACGACGCGCTGATGGTGAGCAACAGCATCAAGAGCTTCGCCGACCTCAAGGGCAAGACCATCGGACTCGAGCAGTACTCGATCGAGAACTACCTCGCCGACACCGCCCTGGCGCGCCACGGCATGTCCGAGAAGGACGTGAAGATCGTCAACATGAGCACCGGCGACGCCGCCGCCGCGCTGATCTCCGGGCGCATCGACGGCGCCGGCGTGTGGAATCCCTGGATCAACCGCATCGAGAACAGCCACAAGGGCCATCCGCTGTTCACCAGCAAGGACGCACCCGGCCTGATCCCCGACATCGTCGCCGCGCGCGAGTCCTCGCTCAAGAAGCACGCCAAGGACTTCGAGGGCATGGTCAAGGCCTGGTTCGCGGTGGTCCGCTTCGTGCACGCCCATCCCGAGGCCGCGGCGAAGATCATGGCGCCGCATGTGGGTCTCGATCCCAAGGAGTATGCCTTGTCGCTGGCGGGAACGCGCCTGTTCGGCGCCGAACTGAACCGCGAGGCGATGAAGCCGGGCAGCTCCTCGGTGTCGCTGTACAACAGCACGGCGGATACCGGGAAGTTCCTGATCAAGGCGAAGGCGATCGCCAAGACGCCGGACCCTTCGATGTTCATCGACCCGAAGTTCGTCGACATGGCGTCGAAGTGA